Proteins from a genomic interval of Osmia bicornis bicornis chromosome 11, iOsmBic2.1, whole genome shotgun sequence:
- the LOC114877738 gene encoding exosome complex exonuclease RRP44 produces MLKTKVFFRKTKGGKVFKTVREHYLRDDIHCGSKACDKCLYRNRNIILDDEDSGVKSSKLLYPYYLLLDTNIILDQIDVLEEDVICNVIILQTVLEEIKHRSSTVYKKLKDVIANTRRKFYVFVNEHHKETYIERNPGESANDRNDRAIRVAAKWYNMHLSSLGCKMKTVLLTDDVRNRELAIAEGIPVLSMEDYVTSLENSGFLADKLCKKSYGTDSDGQTVFPCHLTPSELHEGIKNGKLLQGTFAISRENFLEGFVKVERAEKEIFIQGRSNLNRAVDGDTVALELLAEDQWSSPSDIVLQDEEADVDDVIETEKVLDKIISSNKMQKTPTGKIVGIIRRNWRQYCGILQPSNIEGNVRHLFVPAERKIPKIRIETRQYSVLSKQRIIVAIDSWPRNSRYPLGHFVRALGEIGDKATENKVILLEHDVPHSRFSDAVLSSLPKMPWRITDADLVQREDLRHLDICSVDPPGCTDIDDALHCRELPNGNLEVGVHIADVTHFIRPGTALDKEAALRATTVYLVDTRIQMIPELLSTNLCSLRGNEERLAFSCIWEMDKDANVINTRHCKSIIRSRAAMTYDEAQLKIDDATQQETVATSLRNLNSLAKKLKKRRLENGALVLASPEIRFEVDSETHDPIDVEAKKLRETNSMVEEFMLLANISVAKKIVEEFPECAVLRRHPEPPLANFEPLIKAGKNQGFVINTNSGKELAESLDRCHKENNPYFNTMLRILATRCMMQAVYFISGMHQPSEYFHYGLACPIYTHFTSPIRRYADVMVHRLLAVCIGADATYPDLLDKKKNHALCHNLNYRNRMAQYAGRASVALNTHLFFRGKIQDEEGYILFVRKNALQILIPKYGLEGTLYLNENKANSITFKYNNEDHSQTCGNVMFRTFDPVIVQISLDRSNVQHEKLVFKLVKPYIAGFSVPSINTECSSVVLVQNPKEVPKRKMDVEKTSDKNTKSGGSKKKRKNKKHQ; encoded by the exons ATGTTAAAAACGAAAGTTTTCTTTAGAAAAACTAAGGGAGGAAAGGTTTTTAAG ACAGTTAGAGAACATTATCTCAGAGATGATATTCACTGTGGTTCTAAAGCATGTGATAAATGCTTGTACAGAAACCGGAATATAATTTTAGATGATGAAGATTCAGGTGTAAAAAGCTCAAAACTATTGTATCCATATTACCTTCTGCTTGATACTAACATTATTTTAGATCAG ATTGATGTTTTGGAAGAAGATGTTATctgtaatgtaataatattacaaacagtgttagaagaaataaaacacaGAAGTTCTactgtatataaaaaattgaaggATGTAATTGCTAATACGCGTAgaaaattttatgtatttgTTAATGAACATCATAA AGAAACTTACATTGAACGCAATCCAGGTGAAAGTGCAAATGACAGAAATGACAGAGCAATCAGAGTTGCAGCAAAATGGTACAACATGCATTTAAGTTCTCTTGGTTGCAAAATGAAAACTGTGTTATTAACTGATGATGTTCGTAATAGAGAGCTGGCAATTGCAGAAGGAATTCCTGTTCTTTCGA TGGAGGACTATGTTACTTCATTGGAAAATTCTGGATTTCTGGCagataaattatgtaaaaagaGTTACGGCACAGATTCCGATGGTCAAACAGTTTTTCCATGTCACCTTACACCATCTGAATTACACGAAGGTATAAAAAATGGCAAACTTCTACAAGGAACATTTGCCATATCAAGAGAAAATTTCCTTGAAGGATTCGTTAAAGTTGAAAGGGCCGAGAAAGAG ATTTTTATCCAAGGTCGTAGTAACCTTAATAGAGCAGTTGATGGTGATACAGTTGCATTAGAACTCTTAGCAGAGGATCAGTGGTCATCTCCCAGTGACATTGTCTTACAAGATGAAGAAGCAGATGTTGATGATGTGATAGAAACTGAGAAAGtattagataaaattatttcttcaaaCAAAATGCAAAAGACACCAACTGGGAAGATTGTTGGTATTATTAGGAGAAATTGGAGGCAATATTGTGGGATACTTCAGCCTAGTAATATAGAAGGG AATGTGAGACATTTGTTTGTGCCAGCTGAACGAAAAATACCTAAAATAAGAATTGAAACTAGACAATACTCAGTGTTAAGTAAACAAAGGATTATCGTTGCCATTGATTCTTGGCCGCGTAATTCAAGATATCCTCTTGGTCATTTTGTACGTGCATTGGGTGAAATAGGAGATAAAGCGACCGAAAACAAAGTAATACTTTTAGAGCACGATGTTCCGCATAGTAGATTCTCCGATGCAGTTCTTAGTTCACTTCCGAAGATGCCATGGCGCATCACAGATGCT GATTTAGTACAAAGAGAAGATCTTAGACACCTGGATATATGTTCAGTTGATCCACCAGGATGTACAGATATTGATGATGCGCTTCATTGTAGAGAACTACCAAATGGTAATCTTGAAGTAGGTGTACATATTGCGGACGTAACGCACTTTATTAGACCTGGAACTGCATTAGATAAAGAGGCAGCTTTACGAGCTACGACCGTGTATTTGGTTGACACAAGGATTCAAATGATTCCag AACTACTCAGTACAAATCTCTGTTCTTTGAGGGGAAATGAAGAAAGATTAGCATTTTCCTGTATATGGGAAATGGACAAAGATGCGAATGTAATTAATACTAGACATTGTAAATCTATAATTCGTTCGCGAGCAGCAATGACTTACGACGAGGCTCAATTGAAAATCGACGATGCTACTCAGCAAGAGACAGTTGCAACATCATTGAGGAATCTTAATAGTTTAGCAAAGAAGTTAAAAAAGAGACGTTTAGAAAATGG TGCACTAGTATTGGCATCTCCTGAAATTCGGTTCGAAGTGGATTCTGAAACTCACGATCCCATTGATGTGGAAGCTAAAAAATTGCGAGAAACTAATTCCATGGTTGAAGAATTTATGTTGCTAGCAAATATTTCAGTTGCTAAAAAGATTGTAGAAGAATTTCCAGAATGTGCAGTATTAAGAAGACATCCTGAACCACCGCTTGCCAATTTTGAACCGCTTATAAAAGCTGGAAAGAATCAG gGTTTTGTTATAAACACTAACAGTGGCAAAGAATTGGCAGAATCTTTAGACAGATGTCATAAAGAAAACAATCCTTATTTTAACACTATGTTGAGAATACTCGCTACACGTTGTATGATGCAAGCTGTGTATTTCATTAGTGGAATGCATCAACCAAGTGAATACTTTCATTATGGTTTAGCATGCCCCATTTATACTCACTTTACATCACCTATTCGAAG GTATGCGGATGTAATGGTACATCGTTTATTAGCAGTTTGCATTGGAGCCGATGCAACATATCCTGATTTATTGgacaagaagaaaaatcatGCGTTATGTCATAATCTAAATTATCGTAATAGAATGGCACAGTATGCTGGACGAGCGTCTGTTGCACTTAACACACAT tTGTTCTTTAGAGGAAAAATTCAGGATGAAGAAGGGTACATACTATTTGTGCGAAAAAATGCcttacaaatattaattcCAAAGTATGGTCTAGAGGGAACTTTGTATTTGAACGAAAACAAAGCAAACTCTATAACATTTAAATACAACAACGAGGATCATTCACAAACTTGTGGAAATGTTATGTTCCGTACTTTTGATCCTGTTATAGTGCAAATAAGTTTGGACAGATCCAATGTACAGCATGAGAAATTAGTATTTAAACTGGTGAAACCATAT attgcaggtttcagtGTACCTTCAATAAACACAGAATGTTCATCAGTTGTATTAGTACAAAATCCAAAAGAGGTACCAAAAAGAAAGATGGACGTAGAAAAAACCTCAGATAAGAACACTAAAAGTGGAggaagtaaaaagaaaaggaagaataaGAAGCATCAGTAG